Within the Nocardioides aurantiacus genome, the region CGTCGTGAACGGGTAGTCCGCGATCTTGGGGCGGGCCCGCGACAGCGCGGCGATGAGGCTGGACTTGCCGGCGCTGGGGAACCCCACCAGCCCGATGTCGGCGACCACCTTGAGCTCGAGGTGGATCACCAGCTCCTCGCCGGGCTCGCCCAGGAGGGCAAAGCCGGGCGCCTTGCGCTTGGCCGAGGCGAGCGCGGCGTTGCCGAGGCCGCCGCGACCACCCTCGGCGATCGTCATCTCGGTGCCGGGACCCACGAGGTCGGCCAGCACCTCGCCGTCCTCGTCGGTGACGACGGTGCCGTCGGGCACGGGCAGCACCAGGTCCTCGCCGTGGCCGCCGTTGCGGTGGGCGCCGGCCCCGTGGCCGCCGTGCGGCGCGACCCGCCGCGCCTGGTGGTGGTAGTCGATCAGCGTGGTGACGTCGGGGTCGACGCGCAGGATGATCGAGCCACCGGGACCGCCGTTGCCGCCGTCGGGGCCGCCGAGCGGCTTGAACTTCTCACGGTGCACCGAGGCGACGCCGTTGCCGCCGCGTCCGGCCACGACGTGCAGCCGGACTCGGTCGACGAAGGTCGGGACGGCCATGGTGCTCCTACTCGGTGCTGCTGGGGGTCCCGCCACGGCCGGCGGCCGGGGTCGGGCAAGCGCGAAGGGCGCTCCTGATGGTCTCAGGAACGCCCTTGCAGGTGGATCGGAGATCGGGTGCGGGTCACTCCGCCGAGACGACGACGTTGACCACGCGGCGACCACGCTTGGTGCCGAACTCCACGTTGCCGCCCACCAGGGCGAACAGCGTGTCGTCCCCGCCGCGGCCGACGCCGGCACCGGGGTGGAAGTGGGTGCCACGCTGACGCACGATGATCTCGCCGGCGTTGACCAGCTGGCCGCCGAAGCGCTTGACGCCGAGACGCTGCGCGTTGGAGTCGCGGCCGTTCTTGGTGGACGCCGCGCCCTTCTTGTGTGCCATGAGGTGAAGTCCTTTGCGTGCGGGAGGAGCGGGAAGGGGTGACCAGGAGCTGGTCAGACGGTGATGTCGGTGACCTTCACCTGGATGTACTTCTGGCGGTGACCCTGACGCTTCTTGTAGCCGGTCTTGTTCTTGTACTTCTGGATGACGATCTTGGGCCCCTTGGTGGCACCGAGGACCTCGACGGTCACCCCGGCCTTGTCGAGGCCGGTCGAGGTGACGTTCTCGCCGTCCACGACCATCACCACGGGGAGGGTCAGCGACTCGCCGACACCGGTGGCGGTGCGGTCGATCTCGATGACGTCGCCGACGGCAACCTTCTGCTGCTTGCTGCCTGCGCGCACGACTGCGTACACGACGACTCACTCTCCTCGGGTCTGCTGCTGATGGTCAGTCTGGGTGGCCCGCTCGACGTCCTCGGCCCCGGGTCCGTGGACCAGGCGCGAGGCGGCTCGGGCGACGGTGCGGCGAAGCGCACCAAGGGAGTACGTTACCGGCCCTCCGGCGGCAGGGTCAAAACGGCCCCGCCCGCCGGCTCGTGGGTCAGCGCTTGCGGGCTCCTTTGCGCTTCACCGGCACGTGGAGGAGCGAGCCCTCCCCGTCGCCCTGGTCCTCCGTGTCACCCGTGTCGTCCGGCCCCTGGGGCGCCTCGGCCTCCTCGACCGTGGGCGCCAGCGCCTCCCCGCTGCGCGGGTCGCCGGTGGTCACCTCCGGGCTGCTCGGCTCCGGCTGTCCGGCGGCGGGGCCCTCGGTGGGCTCGGCCACGACCACGGGCGGTCCGGCGGCACGACGGGCGCTGCGGCGTCGGGTGCTGGTGACGATCCGCGCTGCGGTGTCGACGGGAGCCTCGGCCGGGGTCTCGGCCGGGGTCTCGCTCGGGGTCTCGCTCGGGAACTCGGACGCGGTCTCGGCCGGGGTCTCGCCCGGGGTCTCGCCCGGGGTCTCGCCCGGGGTCTCGGTCGGGGTTGCGTCGGACGCCTCGACCTGCTCGACCGGTGCCACCGGCTCGGCTGCTCCGGTCTCCTCGACCGGGCCTCCGGAGCTGGGCACCTGCTGCGG harbors:
- the rpmA gene encoding 50S ribosomal protein L27 — protein: MAHKKGAASTKNGRDSNAQRLGVKRFGGQLVNAGEIIVRQRGTHFHPGAGVGRGGDDTLFALVGGNVEFGTKRGRRVVNVVVSAE
- the rplU gene encoding 50S ribosomal protein L21, which gives rise to MYAVVRAGSKQQKVAVGDVIEIDRTATGVGESLTLPVVMVVDGENVTSTGLDKAGVTVEVLGATKGPKIVIQKYKNKTGYKKRQGHRQKYIQVKVTDITV